The DNA region GTGCCAGCCGGGACATTGTAGTAGCGGAATAGATGCGCCAGCGACACGCCCAGCGCACCGGCGATCTTGTTCAAGCTGTCGAGACTGGTCGATACCTGGCCGTTCTCGATCTTGGAAAGCATGCCGCGGCTGATGCCCGCCTGGTCGGCCACCTCGGCGATCGTCAGGTGATCGTGACGACGCAGCGCGTGGATCATCTTGCCGAGATAGTCGTCCAGCGAACGGCCACCGGCGTCCCTGGACGACACCTGGGCCTCGACATCCTTCTTTGTGCGCATCGTCTTGAACTTTTTACTTGATGCCAGTTGTCACTGGCCCACCGAAATTCCGGGTAAGGTAGGTAGCTCGGGAACCCTTTCCCGGCTGTCGCCAAAGCATTGATGACAACCATCTCTGAACTCACCGGGCGGACAGCTTGCGCCGTCCAGATTCTCTCCGGGACAATATGTGGCGACCTGCGGCTAGATTACCAATTACTCCTTGTCGTTTCGACCCCTTCGACCTTGCTCAGGGCAGGCTCCGGGAGAAATCTTGCACGTAGATGCAACCCTTGCTTCTGGCTGGAGGTTATTAAGATCTCTCCCGTTGGTCGAGATGACAGCCGGATGCTCGATGACAGTCGGTTGGTCGACATGACAGGCCGCTGGTGGAGATGACGGACTTTGTCTTAACCAGTGGCTCTTAACAATCCAGTGTATTGTCCAGTTCCCACTGACTGATGCACCCGCCGTAACGGCGCCATTCGTCCATTTTGAATTTCACGTAGCAGTCGATCAGTTCGTCGCCCATGCGTTCGCGCAGCACGTTGCTCTTGTCCGTGAGGCGCACCGCGTCAAGCATGTTCAGCGGCAGGCGCTTGCAGTCAGTAATCGTGTGCCCTTCGGCGAACATGTCGATGTCCAGGCGCTTGCCGGGATCGCGCTTGTTGGCGATGCCGTCCAGACCCGCGGCGATAATGCCCGCCTGCATGAGGTACGGATTGGCGGCGCCGTCCATTAAACGCAATTCCAGACGGTCAGAGCCGGGGATGCGGATCATGTGCGTGCGGTTGTTGCCGCCGTACGTGATCGAGCCGGGCGCCCACGTCGCGCCGGAGGTCGTGCGCGGCGCGGAGAGGCGCTTGTAGCTGTTGACCGTGGGATTGAAGATCGAGCACAGCGCCTCTGCGTTGTGCATGATGCCGCCGAGAAAGTGATACGCGAGTTTTGAGAGACTCAGTTCGCCTTTAGGATCGTGGAACAGATTTTTCCTGCCGCTCTTGTCCCACAGCGACACGTGTGCGTGGCAGCCATTGCCGGTTAGATTGATAAACGGCTTGGGCATGAAGGTCGCCCGGTAGCCATGATCTTCGGCAATCTGCTTGACCAGATACTTGAAGAACACGTGGCGATCGGCGGTCACCAGACAGTCGTCATAACCCCAGTTGAGCTCGAACTGACCATTCGCATCCTCGTGGTCGGCCTGATAAGGCTCCCAGCCTAACTCGATCATCGTGTCCACGATTCTGCTGGTCACATCGAAGCGCCGCATCATATAGGACTGGTCGTAGCACGGCTTGGTCTGTGTGTCGCGGGGATCGGAGAGCTCCTTGCCGTCGGGCGAGAGCAGAAAGTACTCGCATTCCACGCCGGTTTTAATGCGATAGCCCTGGGCGTCGGCCGCGGCGACCTGTTTTTTCAGCGCCGCGCGCGGCGAGGCGACCACCTCCTCGCCCGACATCCATAAATCAGAAGCGAGCCACGCAACCTCCGGCTTCCACGGCAATTGAATCAGGCTATCCGCGTCGGGCCGGCCGAACAGATCCGGGTGCGCAGGCGTCATGTCCAGCCAGGTGGCGAAACCCGCGAAGCCCGCGCCGTCACGCTGCATCTGCGCGATGGCGCGCGCCGGTACCATCTTCGCACGCAGCACGCCGAGCAGATCGACAAAACTCACCAGGAAGTATTTGATGCCTTTTTCCTTGGCAACCTTTTCGAGATTCGTGGTCATTGGGAACGCTCCCGTTTGTCTTGATGCGTGTTGTAAAACTGTCTGACGCGGTTTCCCGTGGTACAACGCGTAAACCCGTAGGTCGGCAATCCTTTGCCGACAAAACTTCGCCAAGGGATTGGCGACCTACACATATATAAGTTATGCACGGGATGCCACTATTTCGAACTCAGGCGCCAGGGATCCAGCCGGTGCCCGCGAGCGGCACTCTGGCCATTGCCGCTGCCTCGACGGTCAGCGCGACCATGTCCTGTGGCTCCAGGTTGTGAACGTGGCTCTTACCGCACGCGCGCGCGATGGTCTGCAACTCCAGCACCATGGTCGACACGTAATTGCGCAGCCACTTCGCGCCCTGCTCCGGATGCAGGCGCGCCTCCAACTCCGGAATC from Gammaproteobacteria bacterium includes:
- the glnT gene encoding type III glutamate--ammonia ligase; this translates as MTTNLEKVAKEKGIKYFLVSFVDLLGVLRAKMVPARAIAQMQRDGAGFAGFATWLDMTPAHPDLFGRPDADSLIQLPWKPEVAWLASDLWMSGEEVVASPRAALKKQVAAADAQGYRIKTGVECEYFLLSPDGKELSDPRDTQTKPCYDQSYMMRRFDVTSRIVDTMIELGWEPYQADHEDANGQFELNWGYDDCLVTADRHVFFKYLVKQIAEDHGYRATFMPKPFINLTGNGCHAHVSLWDKSGRKNLFHDPKGELSLSKLAYHFLGGIMHNAEALCSIFNPTVNSYKRLSAPRTTSGATWAPGSITYGGNNRTHMIRIPGSDRLELRLMDGAANPYLMQAGIIAAGLDGIANKRDPGKRLDIDMFAEGHTITDCKRLPLNMLDAVRLTDKSNVLRERMGDELIDCYVKFKMDEWRRYGGCISQWELDNTLDC